ATGTTGCTTGACTCGTCTGAGTTTAGTTAAGTAAATATTGATGGTGATGTTTAGAAGATAATTGGACTATGTGATTAGAGGATGATGACAAACAATTGTGTTGAGGTAGGTGTTAATTGCATGATCAGTGATATGCAACTTCAGCAAGTCAATTGAGCATTTTTACTATTTATGATGCTATTTTTCTGAAAGATATCTAGATCTCTTAGTGGGTCTTGGTGTTAGATGATAAAGCACAtatatatttaatcgtgttatcaagcatgtgtgcaggtgctaaggatGAATAAGCAAAGCATATTACGAATCATGACCCCTCAAAAAGTAAATGAAAAgtggtgtttcaaatttacttaaagattagattttattttaaaattgagTACAGGaacaccgtactatcaagaCATACTTTGATCTACAGGTGTTGACATGGCAGTTGTGCTTAAGAGAATCTACAAAAACTATGAGAATCAAACCAACCATTATAAATAGCTTTCTTGTGAAATCCACTGctaaacccggagtgtccggatcctggtccggaatgtccggacagagacATCCGGAGTATTCGGTCATATATTCGGAGTCTTTGGGTAATTGTTCTTCGTCCGTTAATTTCTCCGAGTCCAAAGTGTCTGGACcccagtgtccggagtatccggacatgtACCCAGACTATCCGAGTATCCTTTCGCCAATTGCTATTTTTCTGTGGGAAGGGGTATAAATATCCCTCATACCCCTTCACTTATTTACTCTCTTGCTCACTTCGACCAGAAACGCCCACAAGCTAAAgaagagctctctcactccccctttcttcattcttgagtgattttctttggggaTTCAAGTAAGATTGTTGCAAAAGCAAAGATTTGTGCGAGTGAGCCTCCATTCCATCTTTTGAGCACATCATCCTcgtctagccggtggattcaagtttgctattcttggagcttcaagctcctagacggctaggcgtcgctcgtaagtgctcaagcaagttgtgagcaccatGGGAAGTTTGTAATCGTCAACCACGGAAAGTTCATAATCGTCATTCCTCTCGAAGGAACATTTAGTAAATGACCTTAGGTTTGAGCATTgctctcacccttgggagaggagcataggggttcttgagcaccgtctattgaatccttcctcaacagagatgtagctcctttgggagtgaattTCGTGAAACAAGTTCTATCTCTCTTTTGTGCTCCTTAATTGTTTTATTAGTTATTTGCCTGTGAGACTAATTTTCCAGGGTTTGAGGtcgatctactattatacaagtctctagagcaagacaactggcGAGAAACGCTCCAAAAGTATCACTAGCTcttctaaatttactcgatctaaattacagcatcgatatctttatttttgtgtaaattgtttcatacccggatagtccggataCTATCTCCAAAAACTCCGGACACAAAGCCCGAAGTATCCGAACATATattcggagtatccggacatctgtgttactgtTTAAAgtattttaagtttcagattagcctattcacccatcccttctagatatcttgaggtcctttcacgTATTGATTCAAAACTTTCTTTCACATATTAATTTTTTACATACTGTAGTAAAAAATTAATCATAATACTTtaaagaaagttttgaatcAATACTTTAACCATTTAAAAAGCAGAGTCGTTCAACGCACATGTAGCAATTAATGTGAAGCTATAGATCTGAATTAGGTGCAAGAAGCAAAATGAACTTCTTTTTCATAGAGAGGCTGATACAATACCATCTTTTCTACCCGGATGACACCCCAAAGAAAGGTGATGTGACATTGTCGAAAGCGCCATTTGGTTTAAACTTTACTTAACCGGTATAGATGAAAATCTTTTTGAGGTTTTCACAGCCCTCGCCATTGACGCCTCGTCGCCGGCGTCACCATCAGGACACACCGGTGTTCTGCATCTTCTGCCTGGCCAACCATGGTCGGGGTTCCGCTGGATTGGTATGTCGTGTTCTACATCGGGATGGATCGTGAGGGTTCTTTCCGCATGCGCCCTGATTTGGGTGGACTGTATCAGATCACAGGATGCTGAAGATGCTAGCGACCGCCACATCGTCGATGTACAGTACTGTTCAGCAACATAAGGTTTCTAGACTTTGTTCGAGTTCTTTTTTCCTCAATTGCAAGCACATACAATTGATAGGTAAACTGATTTTTACATCCGTTAGTTTCAGCATTTTATGATAAGCCTTTCATACAAgtaaactgattttacatttacAGTTATTTCATAGCTTGAGACAGCGGTGACCAAATTTTTTTTACAGTTATTTACGAGTTCCTCTGCAATACTGATTGCATACACATTATTGCTCTTTTTATGCTACTGCTGATCAAATTTCACACACACAAATTTTTTTCAGGGGAATTTCACACACACAAATAGTCAAATCGTTATGGTCTGGCCTTTGGGCCTGTCATCCGGCCCAACCGCAATCCTCGTCTCCAAGGGCCGCGGCCCGGCCACGCGCCTCGTCGACCGGATCGCTCCCGCACCGCACGCGTCTACCGGCTCCGACGAGCAGCCCCAGCTCATGAGGGcactcgcggccgccgcctcgccccCTCTCCgcgccctgctcctcctcctctccccccgCCTCACTCCTCCAATCCCGCGCCCCCGGTTCATCATGAATCCTTCTTCGTCCTCCTCATCTGGCGGCTACCACTCCAGGGGCGCCGCCGTCGCTTCCCAGCAGTCGCGCGGCGATGGCGGCAGGaggcgcggcggtggcgggcggggacggtgcggcggcggagacgggaGCTACCGCGCCGACTCCCTTggttcgtcgtcgtcctcctctgCCGGATACCACTCCATGGTCGCCGCCTTTGATTCCCTGCAGctgcgcggcggtggcggcaggaGGCCCGGCGGAGGCGGCGTCTGTCGgggagggcgcggcggcggggacgggagcGACCGCATTGACGCCCTTGGTTCGtcgccctcctccccctctgCCGGCTACCACTCCAGGGCCGACGCCTTCGCTTCCCCGcagccgcgcggcggcgggggcaggaggcgcggcggcgggcggggaggGCGCGGCGACGGAGACGGGAGGGACCGCATCGACGCCCTTGGCCGCCTTCTGTAACGCTTGACCCCGATGCACCCTCCGTTGCTGCTGCGTCGTGGGGGCGCCGGTCCGTTAACTGGCTGCTCTTGGTTGCAGGTCGAAGGTGCTGCGCCACATGGCGGCGGAGCTGGGCCTGGACATGAGGCCGGACGGCTACGTGCGGGTCCGCGACCTTCTCAGGCTCAACCTGCAGTCCTTCGCCAACGTGCCACTCAAGTGCCACACGGTGGACGAAATCAGGGAGGTAATTGTCATGCTCAAATATATGCTGCTGAAGACTGAGGAGTAGGGGGGCTCGCTAGGTTCTTAGACCTGATAGGTGTTTCATATTGCTAGCTTGCTTCATGAAACTTGCACCGGCGAATGCTAATGCCCTTTAAACTTCATTACACTATAAATTTCTGTTGTGAATTGTGAGTGGCATTTAATCTGATGAGAAATTGTTGCCTTTTGGAATGTAGGCTGTCAGGCGGGATAACAAGCAGAGGTTTAGTCTGTTGGAGGAAGATGGTGAGCTGCTGATTCGGGCGAACCAGGGGCACACAGTAACTGTATGTTCTCTGTCAGAAATTTCCTGCACTGATATTGAAGATGTTTCCTTAAGCAGCATGTATTTCCTGTGATTGTTTACTTTCTCTTAAATGTCGCTTCTGATTCATATATAAAACTATAAGAAAGAAGTGGTACCTGCTTCTGTAGTTGTGTTCCAATTTGTTCATGTCACTGCTCTTTGTAGGCTTACTGCACAAGTTTAAGATGGAAAGTTTTTTCACAATAATACATCCAGTCCAGTTCTATGATGCTTAATGGTCGTTCATCTATTTCTTACTAGTTAATATATAATGAGATCATGATAATGCTTGCTAACATGAATTTCCTGGACTAATACAAGGAAGATTCCATTCACATTTTATCTCTGATGGTTTTTTGTATATGCTTAGTCAAAATTTACACCATACCACATGGATTTTTATGTTTGCATACTTTTGATCTCACCAATGCTACTATTCTTGCTTTTGGATGCAGTTAATGTCGGCAAATATTTTTAGTGTTCCCCTCATCACCATATCTCCTTAAGAGTGTTTATTTAGTATTGTCAATTGTGGCATGCTGTACTACTTTAATTTTCTCATCATCAAGACATCAAGTGAATTGTGTAAATGGACTACCACATCAACCAGCTTAACGAAAAGAGATTATCAAGTGTCTAAAGTTTCAGGCTTTGTGGTGTATTTGTATGGTCAGAATCACTATGCACTAGTTCGATCAACTTGTGAATGGCAACTGGAGTGGTTGTTCCAGTTTTCTTACTAATCCTGCAAACCTCTTGGCTCTTGCAGACTGTTACTTCAGAGAGTTTGCTGAAGCCCATTTTGTCAGCTGATGAAGTGTCAGGTATGTAAAAAAGGGCTCACTTTCACAATTGCTCCCTAATAATGGAATCAGGTGTTTATGCTAATTTCTTTCATCTGCAGTCTGTGTGCATGGAACTTACCGAAAAAAACTTGGCTTGATCTTGCAATCTGGCCTAAATCGTATGGCAAGGTTACATGTACATTTCTCAAGTGGATTACCATCAGATGGAGAAGTAATTAGTGGTATGCTTTGCTCGTTTCTGAAACACATTAGTAATGAATATGTTCTTGTGGAAAAGTCAAGCTTCTCAGGGTGGACTGGTTAGAGCGTTGAACTTCGGGAGTCGTTGAAACTCCCGTCCCGACCTGGGTCCAAAACTCTGCACCTTCTTAGAACAAAACCTGGGAGAGTCTCCCCCTCTGGTCAAGGTCTTTTTTAGTGTGTTCTTGTGGAAAACGGTAGCACCAACTCTAGATTCTTTGCAAAAGAATTATACCCTAAACATGCCAGATCATCATGATTCTTTTTAAACAAAAACAAGATTATCTAAAAATTTCTGCTGTAATACATATCTATTGTTCCATTAGTTAGCTATGCTATGCAAAAGACTCTGCATGCCATCAATCATGTCTATTGTTCCTTTAGTTGGGGGCTTTTCTTGACTTCTATGGTTGCATTTTTTTTATAGTACGTTTTAATGTCTGGTCTGTTGCTATCTTCACAAAAAAATTGTTTATTTTGCATGTTCAGGTATGCGGCAGAATGTTAACGTTCTAATACATTTGGACGTCAGGAAGTCACTTAATGGTATGCTGTGCCTGTGCTGCTTGAAAATAGGTCCAAACTTATTTCGGTTTCTTTTATTTTCTGACTAGAGGCTGATCTGAGTACTAAATTTGTTGCACAGATGGAATGAAGCTCTACATTTCAGACAACAATGTGATCTTGACTGAAGGTTTTGATGGCGTTGTCCCTGTGAAATACTTTGAGAAAATCGAAACATGGCCAGGACGAGCACCGATACCGTTTGAAAGATGAAGAGGCCACAGTAGCAACTGATGTAGTTTTTATATGGCTTCTTTTCACATGCTAAAAATACCAAAACCTCTTGTATCTTTTTTAGTTACATTAGCTGGTGTTTGTTTTGCCATGCCATTTTGGTACAGCTCAACTCTGTAAGCTGTGCCATCCAGCATCTGTAAAATACGTGCCATGATACAGATTCTTGTACATATTGCGTCGTGTGCACTGCCTCTACACAGGAATGTATTCATTGGGATATTATCCAATATCCATTTGAACGCCAAAGTGAGACAAATTTGAGTGGAGGATTGAAGGAAAGCATGGGTGGTTTCTGATTCTGGAGTCTGAACCAATGTCGGTCACGGTCCGGATGCTCTCGCAACTAATGTTGGGCCAGACCGGAATCTTGTGGGCCGCTTACTTCAAGCCCCAAATTTGGCCCGCTTAGCCTAAATATCCGGGCCGGGCTGCCCGTGAACAACTTTTACGTCTTCATTTCTCTCTCTTTCCCGTTCACTCGTCCTTTTCCTCTGGAATCGCAAGCACGTGACACGTCCCACCCTGAGCTGCTCCGGCCGATTCGACCTCGCCGGCCGGCGGCTGAAGATCAAGGGCTCGCCGAGAATGGTGGCCTTGGCCCCCGGGGCTGAAGGCGAGCCCGTAGAACCGCGGCGAACAAGCGCGGAGGAGAGGTAGGCCTTGTCGCTTCCTTGTGCATTGGGTATCCTAGGGTTCGGTGTGctactcttttattttatttactTGTGAGAAAACCAACTCTTGTGTAGCTGGGTCATCAGTTCTTGTAGCGTGTGGTTTGCGATATTTAGTTTATGCGGACCGAAGGACTTCAGCTTACTATATCATTTAAGCATCAGTTGCGGTTGGTTAGCAAAGCAACATCAATGGTGGGTTAGCTAATTGGAGTTCAACTCATCCGTTGCATATTGGAAGAGCCGTCACTACCTTGTACCTTTTTTCATTTTTATATTCGAGGAAGACATAGGCATAGTGAGTTAGTTATATGGAACCCCATGAATTAGTTTGCCGTATATTACGCCTATGTAAACTATTGCTGCGCATGCACCATCCAGGCCTGCGTTGTAAACCAAACTATTTTCTcttcttaatacaaagataaGTAGCTCTCCTGCGTATTCTTgaaaaaaatatcaaaccaCATGTCATGAACTTAGATGGTCTCACGCACCGTTGACACAAGTTGCAACATCACTCTAAATGGCAGTCATCTCTCAGAGCTGTACCCTCTTCCTGCACCGATTTCAAGCCCTGAATCTAGGCTCTAGCATCTACAATTTCACCTGGTTTTCCATCCATAATCCTCTAACCGGCTAACCACGTTAAGCAAATCAAGCAGCAATAGTGGTACCAGCATCAGAACTTCCAACATCAAGACTGAACGTAACCAAAGCCGAACAAATGAACAATCAAATAGAGCGAAAGCAATCCGAATCTGATCAATCACTTAGTAATGATGATGATTTATATAATCATGGCCCTGTACAGGTGTACCATATTCTCAGAAAACTTTATTACCAGCGGGTCCTTGCCCCAAGATCCTATTTATTTGAACGAAAATGCACCCTCACATCTCACTCTTCCCACCTCagcatcttcttcctctctATGAGCACACATCACGCCATGGCTGCGCGCTCTATCACTGGTGTACATGCCACCATTGGTACACGCTCTTTCTCTATGCCTACAGGCGGTGCACCTATGCAGGTTCCCATGAGACATGTCGAGTTCCTCGCCTCATGTCACTAGGCAGCTGCAGCATTCACTCCTCACATGTGGCCTCCTTGAGTTTCAAACACATCATACGCGCCACCACCATCGAGGTGCCTGAGGGGGAGGCTGCCACTGGCCAGCTGCTTGAGAAGTCGGTGAACATGATCTGCTTCCTTGCCATCGATGCtgtggagaaggccaactctggCCCTGTGGGGATGCCCATGGGGTGCGCTCCTATGGGCCACATCCTCTACGATGAAGTGATGCGGTACAACCCCAAAAACCCCTGCTGGTTTAACCGTGACCGCTTCGTCCTCTCCTCTGGCCATGGGTGCATGCTTCAGTATGCCCTGCTCCACCTGGCCGGCTACAACAGCGTCAATGTGAGGCCCTTTGTTTTTTTCTGTTTACCATTTAAGGTTATTAGGACACTTAGTTGGAAACCCAGGCTTTGAACTATAGACTCGTCACTCTTGTTTTCTTGTTCAAAGCATTAGTTTAGTTTAGCGGCCAGGACAAAAATGCTAGGTGTTTACTATGGATGATCTGTTTCTGCAGGAACAGGACTTGAAACATTTCAGTCAATGGGGAAGCAGGACTCCAGGCCATCCTGAAAACTTTGTGACTCCTGGAGTTGAAGTTACCACTGGTCTGTTCATTTTGAGTCATAACTTAGCTAGCTGTAATGTCAAACAAGTTGTGGTTTCCAATTTGGTTGTTCTGCAGGACGTCTTGGTCAGGGTATTGCCAATGCAGTTGGGTTGGCACTCGCTGAGAAACACCTGGCTGCCCGCTTCAATAAGCCTGACATTGAAATTGTCGACCACTACACGTATTGGTTTCGTTGCGATTGCTCGTGTTTTCCTTTTAGTTTGTGTGATGCAGTTCTGGTAACATGATTCATGAATTTTGTACAGATATGTTATCCTGGGAGATGGCTGTCAAATGGAGGGTATCTCCAATGAAGTTTGCTCATTGGCTGGACATTGGGGTCTTGGCAAGCTGGTTGCTTTCTATGATGACAACCACATATCAGTTGATGGAGATATAGAGATCGCATTCACAGAAGATGTGAGTGCCCGCTTTGAGGCTCTCGGGTGGCACACACTCTGGATTAAGAATGGAAACACTGGCTATGATGACCTCCGTGAAGCCATTAAGGAAGCAAAGGCTGTAACTGACAAGCCTACATTAGTCAAAGTTAGTTAGTTTTTTTTACTATCACTGTATTGTTTTTCTGTTATTTCTGTAGATAAATTATGACTTATCCAATATTTACTCCTTCTAGGTGACCACAACAATCGGTTTTGGATCTCCCAACAAGGCCAACTCATACAGGGCACATAAAAGTGCATTGGGCACCAAAGAGGTTGAAGCAACCAGGCAGAACCTTGG
The genomic region above belongs to Panicum hallii strain FIL2 chromosome 4, PHallii_v3.1, whole genome shotgun sequence and contains:
- the LOC112888855 gene encoding uncharacterized protein LOC112888855, yielding MVWPLGLSSGPTAILVSKGRGPATRLVDRIAPAPHASTGSDEQPQLMRALAAAASPPLRALLLLLSPRLTPPIPRPRFIMNPSSSSSSGGYHSRGAAVASQQSRGDGGRRRGGGGRGRCGGGDGSYRADSLGSSSSSSAGYHSMVAAFDSLQLRGGGGRRPGGGGVCRGGRGGGDGSDRIDALGSSPSSPSAGYHSRADAFASPQPRGGGGRRRGGGRGGRGDGDGRDRIDALGRLLSKVLRHMAAELGLDMRPDGYVRVRDLLRLNLQSFANVPLKCHTVDEIREAVRRDNKQRFSLLEEDGELLIRANQGHTVTTVTSESLLKPILSADEVSVCVHGTYRKKLGLILQSGLNRMARLHVHFSSGLPSDGEVISGMRQNVNVLIHLDVRKSLNDGMKLYISDNNVILTEGFDGVVPVKYFEKIETWPGRAPIPFER